TTTCGATTTTGAGATGATCCATCAATTTGATAAACATTTTGTGTCAACTTGTTCATGTCATTTCCAAATTTCATGTCTTCCTTTTGTAGTCTAAATTTTTGTTCTAAAATGTATAATTTCGCGTTTTTTGTTTGTGTGTTCTGCTCATTGCTTAAATTATCAGACCAGTCGCCGTATTATCAATGCGACGATCCCATATTTTGCTCTGGAAAGGTTCTCCACACTGTACAGTCCCTTAGGATTTTTCGTCATTCCAAAACGTTCGTTGATCTGAAGATGGCCAATACGCCAGATGTTATTTTGCAGAATTTCGACATATTCATGTTTAAGAACGCGCATAAACCTAGCGCAGCCAGTGTCAGAAAATTCTTGAGAGAAAATTTCGCTGATGGTGACGAACTGGAGTCATGGGTGCCTGCTGATTTTAGAAGTAACCCTAGCTGGTTGCAGAGGATAAAAGATACTAGGATAAGAAAATTTGCTTATGATTTGTTGCAAGTTATACCTAAAATAACGAGACGAGTAAGACAAAACGTCCTAGACCATCCCATTCATTACTCTTTCATAGCTGTACCAAATGGTTTTGTGGTACCTGGAGGAATAAACAAGGAGTCTTATTATTTAGATAGCTATTGGATTATAAAAGGCTTGCTGGTGAACGATATGACGAGTACTGTCAAAGGTATGCTGAACAATTTCATACTGATGGAGAAGAAGTACGGTTACATACCAAGAGGAACAAGAATATATTATTGTAACAATTGGCAACCTCCTGTTTTGAGTCTTCTGGTTGATCTCTACATGAAACGTACCAATGATATATATTGGTTGCAAGAGAATATCGATGTGTTAGATCACGAGCTTAGGCACTGGCTCAATTACAGATGTTTCGAGCTGACCAGAAATGGTAAAGTCTACACTTTAGCCAGGTATACCAACAGTAACCCAAACCCAAGACCTGACAAATATTTCCTGGATTACAACTACTGCTCCATCTTTAACACGACGGAAGAAGTCAAGACTTGCTATACCAACATAAAAGCCCCTGGTGGTTCTGGATGGTACTATCCACAAAGGTACATATTCGATGAGAATTGTAGTACAAATGCAAGTGTTGCTTACACCTATCCCAGGAGGGTATTGCCAGTGGATCTAAACGTTTATCTGTGCAAAAGTTAGTTGGAGCGATTTAAATGTATCCTTCACTTCTAAGCTGATTATTCTAGCTTAAACTCACCTTTTATAGGTTTCCAGGTCATGTctcaattttatgaaaaaattaacgaCCACCAAAACTCTACATTCTATAGAAACAAATACGAACACTGGGTGAGAAGCATACAGAAGATTCTTTATTCACCAAGTGATGGTATATGGTTCGACTATGACATTGGACAACACAAGAGACGACCCTATTGTTATCCAACAAATTTTGCACCTCTTTGGGCAGAAATCTTCGATACAAGATTGGCCCCAAAGATGGGTAAGAAAGCTCTGGGTAGGTATTCCTTGTGTGGAGTATTTCGTTTACATCACGACTGTCTTTAAAGATGGCTGTGTTGACACGTTGGCTATTCTGTCAAACCCGAATGAcattttaggttaggttactaTGAATTCTAGGTTACTTCAAGAAGATGAACATGATGCCCTTCAGGGGTAGTTCAGAGGGTGAACCGCTGCCAGGACACGATTTGATGAAGATGTTCATGCCGTTTAAGCACATGGTAGCGCTGGCTCTGTACAATTCCGGCGATGCGGAAGCTAAAGATTACGCCAGGGAGTTTATGAGACGGTGGCTGATCCAAAGCATAGATTGCGAGTGTTGCAAGTACGACATTTATGATGATGTCGATTTGAGAAGTACGGAATTCAGATGGGGATGCGGATGGGTTGTTGTGTGCTCATTAGATCTCATCGACACTTTTTTCATACAATCGAATTTGCAGGTTCCCACtgaataatttcaacaaaatcggtttttattttatatttatttgtgTGTTCAGTTATAACATCTGTTATgtgtgaatttcaagtattgaCTGTCTTGCAATGGATGAAATGGAGTAGCAATAAAACTTGAAAATTAATTTACATTCAACAAACTTTTTATTATGCTTTGAACATGA
This genomic stretch from Coccinella septempunctata chromosome 7, icCocSept1.1, whole genome shotgun sequence harbors:
- the LOC123317560 gene encoding trehalase-like → MSFPNFMSSFCSLNFCSKMYNFAFFVCVFCSLLKLSDQSPYYQCDDPIFCSGKVLHTVQSLRIFRHSKTFVDLKMANTPDVILQNFDIFMFKNAHKPSAASVRKFLRENFADGDELESWVPADFRSNPSWLQRIKDTRIRKFAYDLLQVIPKITRRVRQNVLDHPIHYSFIAVPNGFVVPGGINKESYYLDSYWIIKGLLVNDMTSTVKGMLNNFILMEKKYGYIPRGTRIYYCNNWQPPVLSLLVDLYMKRTNDIYWLQENIDVLDHELRHWLNYRCFELTRNGKVYTLARYTNSNPNPRPDKYFLDYNYCSIFNTTEEVKTCYTNIKAPGGSGWYYPQRYIFDENCSTNASVAYTYPRRVLPVDLNVYLCKSFQVMSQFYEKINDHQNSTFYRNKYEHWVRSIQKILYSPSDGIWFDYDIGQHKRRPYCYPTNFAPLWAEIFDTRLAPKMGKKALGYFKKMNMMPFRGSSEGEPLPGHDLMKMFMPFKHMVALALYNSGDAEAKDYAREFMRRWLIQSIDCECCKYDIYDDVDLRSTEFRWGCGWVVVCSLDLIDTFFIQSNLQVPTE